AATGGATATGGTTTCAGGTTTGGATATTTTAGAAAAATGTAAAGAATGGTATCCAGATACAGAGGTAATTATGATTACTGCTTATGGATCAATTGATTCTGCAATCCAAGCTATGAAATTGGGAGCCTATCATTATATAACTAAGCCTTTTAGACTGGATGAACTTAAAATATTAGTTAAAGAGGCTTTGGAAAAAGTAAGAATTAAAAAGGAAAATAAAAGATTGAAAGAAGAATTTGAAAGATTAAAAGGTACTGTAGTTCATATAATTACTCAAAATCCAGAAATGAAAAAAATTTTGGAGTTAGCTGAAAAGGTAGCTCCCACTGATTGCCCAGTTTTAATACTTGGAGAAACAGGTACAGGAAAGGAACTTTTAGCTCGTTATATTCATCAACATAGTAGACGAAAAGATAAAGTTTTTTTAGCTATAAACTGTGGAGCCTTTACAGAGGAACTTTTAGCTAATGAACTTTTTGGACATGAAAAGGGAGCCTATACTGGGGCGGTTTCTACTAAAAAAGGTCTTTTAGAGGTAGCTTCTGGGGGAACTTTATTTTTAGATGAAATTACTGAAATGAGTCCTACTATGCAAGTAAAATTTCTAAGAGTACTTCAAGAAAAAGAGTTTATAAGATTAGGAGGTACAGAACCTATAAAGGTTGATGTAAGAATAATTGCTGCTACAAATAGAGATATTAAAAAGGAGATTGAAAAGGGCAGGTTTAGAGAGGATTTGTATTATAGGTTAAATGTGATTTCTTTTAACCTTCCACCTTTATGCCAAAGAAAAGAAGATATTCCACTTTTGTGTTATTACTTTCTAAACAAATATGCTAAAGAAATGAACAAAGAGGTAAAGGAGATTTCAGAAGAGGCTATGGAATTACTTTTAAGTTATGATTATCCAGGTAATGTAAGGGAGCTCGAAAATATTATTGCTCGAGCTGTAGCTTTAACTAACTCTTCAAAAATAGAACTTTCTCATCTACCAGAAGATCTTAAAAAATTTAAAATATTTACATTTCGCAAAAAAAATTTTCCATTACCAACTTTAGAAGAACAAGAAAAGGAATATATTAAAATGGTTCTTAAGGAAGTAGGAGGGAATAAGACTTTAGCTGCCCAGATTTTAGGCATTGACCGTGCAACCCTTTGGAGAAAGCTCAAAAAATACTCCTTAGAAAATGAATAAATAATTTAAATCTTAAGAAATCTTATCAGCTTTTTCCTCTCAATAAGAGACTTTTCAGTAACTCATATCAAATTTTTTAAAATTAAAAAAAGAAAATGTGAAAAAAATACTATTTTAGTAAAAAAGATAGTTTCTACAGGTTTTTAGTTTACAAGCTTACGTTTTTAATTTATAATAAAGCAAATAATAAAAATGAAAAAAGAAGAGTATATTTTTAAACCTATCGGATATGTAAAAACCTCTGCTACTTCCATTCCAAGGCACTGGAGTTGTTCTGATGTAGAAGGAGAAATAATTTTAGATCCTGAATATAAAGAAGGACTTAAAGATATAAAACCAGGAGATAAAATAGTTGTTCTTTTTTGTTTTCATAAATCTCCCTCTTTTACTAAAGATAAATTAATCCAAAAACCTCCTCATAAAGATAAACCTACAGGGGTATTTAATACTTGTTCTCCTATTAGACCAAATCCTATTGGGCTTTCTGTATTAGAGGTTTTAGATATTAAAGATAATATCATAAAAGTTAAAAGGATAGATATGTTTGATGGGACTCCTGTTTTTGATATAAAACCATATAAGGCTTATTCAGAAATTGTTGAGAGGGAAGAAAATTAAAAAGGAGGAGAATGGAACAAGGAAAATTAATCCTCACCAACTTTCAGCTCTTATTGTACTTGCAAATTATGGAAGAGAAAGTTTTAATAATGTGATTATTCCTTGGGCTGCAGGATGTCAAACAATCGGGATATGTGCTTATAAGGAATGTTACTCAAAACCTCAAAAAGCTGTAGTAGGGCTAACGGATCTTTCAGCCAGAAAAAATGTTAGAAAACAGCTTGGAGATAATATTTTTACCTTTGCTATTCCTTTTGAAATGTTTTTGGAAATGGAAGAAAATATAGAAAGTAGCTTCTTATATAGAAACGTATGGAAATATCTTTCTAAGTTTTTATAAAATTTCAAAAAATATTCTTTTACCTCTGTTTTTATTAAAATTTGATGTTAAAATATGACAATTTTGGAAATCTTTTGGAAAGGAGTTAAAAATGGAGGAGAAAAAAATATTGCTTTCAGAGAGGGAATTGCCTACTGAATGGTATAATGTTCTACCTGATTTACCTGAACAATTACCTCCACCTATAAATCCAGCAACAGGAGAACCTATTAAACCAGAAGATTTACTTCCAGTTTTTCCTATCTCTCTTATAAAACAAGAAATATCTCAAAATAGATGGATCCCTATACCTGATGAGGTTTTAGAGGTATATAAATTATGGAGGCCTACTCCTCTTGTTAGAGCCTATGAGCTTGAAAAATATTTAAATACACCTGCAAGAATATATTATAAAAATGAAAGTGTATCTCCTACAGGAAGTCATAAGCCTAATACAGCAGTTGCTCAAGCTTACTTTAATAAAATTGAAGGGGTAAAGAGATTAACTACTGAAACCGGTGCAGGACAATGGGGTTCAGCATTAGCATTTGCATGTAATATCTTCGGTCTTAAATGTAGAGTTTATATGGTAAAAGTTAGTTATTATCAAAAACCTTTTAGAAAGTCATTAATGCATATATGGGGTGCTGAAGTTTTTCCATCCCCTACAAATTTAACTAACGCAGGAAGAAAAATTTTAGCAGAGGATCCTGATTCTCCAGGTTCTTTAGGTATTGCTATTTCTGAAGCAATTGAAGATGCTGTAACCAATGAGGATACTAAATATTCCTTAGGAAGTGTTCTTAATCATGTATTACTTCATCAAACAATTATAGGTCTTGAAACCAAAAAACAATTGGAACTTATTAATGAAAAGCCTGATATTTTAATAGGATGTGTAGGTGGGGGAAGTAATTTTGGAGGATTTATTTTGCCCTTCGTTCCTGAAAAACTCAAAGGTAAAAGCGAGGTTAAATTTTTAGCAGTTGAGCCTACTGCCTGTCCTACCCTTACAAAGGGTTTATATCTTTATGATTTTGGAGATACTGTAGGACTTACTCCCCTTCTTAAAATGTATACCTTAGGACATAATTTTGTGCCTCCTAAAATTCATGCAGGTGGATTAAGATATCATGGAGATGCACCAATTCTTTGTTATCTTGTTTATAAAAATTTAGTTGAAGCAGTTGCATATACACAAAAAGCTGTATTTGAGGCAGCAATTATTTTTGCTAAAACTGAGGGTATATTACCAGCCCCTGAGACTGCACATGCTATAAAGGCTGTCATTGATGAAGCTATAAAATGTAAAGAAACTAAAGAGGAAAAATGTATAGTATTTAATTTCAGTGGTCATGGGTATTTTGATATAAATGCTTATGATCAATATTTAGAAAGTAAACTTGAAGATGTTGATTATGCAGATGAAATGATAAAGAAGACCTTAGAAGAAATTAAAAAATTACCAGGTAATGTTTAATAATTTTTATATAGAATCAAGATAAAGCATTATATAGAACCCTAAGAAAAATCCTGCAGTAATTAATAGTTCATTATCTTCACCTTTGTATATTTCTGGAATTAGTTCTTTTATTGTAACATAAAGCATAGCTCCCCCTGCTAAACTCAATCCATAGGGAAGAAGGAAGAAAAATTCTTTAAAAAATAAAGCACCTATAATTACTGTAATAAATTCTGCAACCCCACTTAATATCCCCAGAAAAATGGGCATAAATCTTTTTTGTTGGAGACTTGCTAAAGGTAAAGCTACCACTGCTCCTTCAGGGGCATCTTGTATACCTATAGCTATAGTTGTAATAAGACCATCCTTTGTATCAAAAGCTAAACTGGTTCCTACAGCTAATCCCTCTGGAAGATTGTGTACAATCATAGCAAATATAAGAAGCCAAGCTAATTTAAATTTATCTTTTAGTTCTTGAGGACCTTCATATCCTTTAATTAAATGTTCATGAGGAATTAGTCTGTCAATTATTAAAATTAACATAATTCCTAAAAACATCCCTATTGCTGTGGGGAAAAAACTATTTGTTATTTTTATGGAAGGTAAGATTAAACTTGTAAAGCTTGCAGTAAGCATTATTCCTGCAGCAAAGGAAAGATTTAGATTTATACCCCAAGAAGGGATTTTCTTAGAGAAAATAGCTATTAAAGCACCTAAAGAAGTCATAAGAGTTAGAAATAAACCTGCAATAAGCATGATAATTATTAAGTTATTATTAGATATAATTAGAAACCAATTAATTAAGAACCTGAGAAATTCTTCTGGCATAATCTTTATCCTCTTTTTTAAATTTCAGTTTTTTAAATTTTTTATAATAAAAATTAGAAATAAATCAATTCTATATGTAAATTTTAATACTAAATTAAAAATATTAATAATAATTACTATTTTAAAAATTTTAATAAGAAATACTTGATTTTTCTTTAAAGTTTTTAAAAATTATAATATATGAAAATAAATTTTGAACAAGAGAAGATTTTTGAAGAACCAATTATTTTTCACTTAGTTGTAACTGCCAAATGTCAAGGTAAATGTAAAGGTTGTATTAATACTTTTTATGTTGCCTTTTATGGTGGAGAACCCTTATTAGAGTTGGATAAGATTTTAAAAGTAAAAAAGATTTTAGATAGTTATTATAATTTTAAATACATTATTTACACTAATGGTTTATTATTAAGAAATTTTATAAAATTTAAAGAGGAAGTTCTTGATTTTAAGTTTATAATCGTTTCAATTGATGGGAAAGAAAAACAACATAATATGGTAAGACCAAAAATTGATTATAAAAAAAATTTATCATAATTTAAAGTACTTTAAGCAAAAATTTAATAAAAATTCTATAATAATGCGGTCAACCTTTATATTCATTATCTTAGGGTAGGGGAGATAAGATTTGTTTTCCCTGGATATTTTACCGAGGTAGTTCCTTAATTAGATTTATTATTAAAATTGAAATTTAAGTCCTTAATTTTAAGTAATAAATTATTTTTAAGTAATTGTCGAAAAGGTTTTTTTCCAATTGACAATAGCTCCATTTAAAGCATCTATTTCCATTGATTTCCTATTTTTAAGATCGTAATACATGATTTTCCCATCAATTTCTGCTTTTTTATTGCCAAAGAGTCCTGTCATTTTAAGAGTTTTACCTTTAAGTAAGGATAAATGTTTTTCTTTAACAAAGGCATTTACTTGATGTCCTGCACTCTTTAGAGCTACAGCAAATACTGTACCAAGAGCTCCTAAACCAAAAATAAGAACTTTCATAATTTTATTTAATCTCTTGTTAAGATTTTCATTAATTATAACATTTTTTCTAAAACAACGAAGTTTAAAATAACTTCCGATAATATATATTATGTAAAATAACTCGAAATAAAAAACTGAAAATCTTTTAATTATTTTTAAAAATTTAAAAATTTAACGCTCAGACTTTTACAGAATTAATAAAGATAGAAGCCGAAGAAGAAAAATTTAACCTTCTCCTCCAGCTTCTTTAATTTCTAATACATGTTTATGATATTGTTCTAATGGAATGATTTTGAAAAATTTATTTAAATAGATATCAAAATTATCAAGAATATGTTTTGCCCATAAACTTTGAGTATAGTTATAATGTCTTGTTATAAGTTCTTTTAGTTCTTTTACTTCAGCTTCTATTAAAAGTTCCCTTAAAGTTACATAAGAATAATTGAGTCTATTTTCTAACTTACCATCAAGATTTAATACATAGGCATATCCTCCGGTCATACCAGCTCCAAAATTAAAACCTACATTCCCAAGAACTACCACTATTCCTCCAGTCATATATTCACAACAATGAAGACCGGCTCCCTCTATTACTGCTATAGCCCCACTATTTCTAATAGCAAATCTTTCTCCCGCTTTTCCAGCTGCATAAAGTTCACCACCTGTAGCACCATAAAGACAAGTATTTCCCATTATTACGTGATTTTGTGAATCCTCAATCCCTACAGGTTTTATAATAATTTTTCCTCCATACATACCCTTTCCTACATAATCGTTAGCTTCTCCAATTAAGGTTAAAGTCAATCCCCTATGATTAAAAGCTCCAAAACTTTGTCCAGCTGTTCCAAAAAAAGTCAAGTTAATAGTATCCTCTGGTAGACCTTTATCTTTATATTTCACAGCTATATAATAGTTAAGTCTTGTAGGAATACTTCTGTCTACATTTCTTATAGGATATTCTTTAAAAACTTTCTCTTCTCTTTCTATATAAGGAACTATTTCTTCTTCAAGTTTTTTAGCAAGCTCTGATCTTCTTGGATTATCATTTCTTTTTACTAAACACCTTAAGGGTTTGTCTTTAGGATAATCATCTATAAGGAATTTTTTTAGTTTAATTCGTTTAGACCCAGGATATTCCTCAAAAGTTTTTATTTCTAAAAGGTCTCTTCTTCCAATAATTTCATCTAAACTTTTGACTCCTATTTCGGAAAGAATTTCTCTAACTTCTTGAGCTACAGCTCTAAAATAAGCCATCACTTCTTCTACTTTGCCTTTAAATTTTTTTCTATGTTCACTATCTTGAGTTGCAATTCCTGTAGGACATTTATTAGTATGACAACTACGGCACATAATACATCCAAGAGCAACCATTGCAGCTGTTCCAAAACCAAATTCTTCTGCTCCAAAAAGCGCAGCTATAACTATATCTTTTCCTGTTCTAATAGCTCCATCAGTTTTGATAATTACTTTATCTCTAAGGTCGTTTTCCATTAAAATTTTTTGCGTCTCTGCAAGTCCGATTTCCCAATAATTTCCAGCATACTTGATAGAAGAATAAGGACTGGCACCTGTTCCCCCTTCTCCTCCACTAATTTGAACCAAATCAGCATATCCTTTAGCTACCCCAGCTGCAATTGTTCCTACTCCTGTTTCTGCAACCAATTTTACACATACTTTAGCTTTTGGATTAGCTTCTTTTAAATCATTAATTAACTGAGCAAGGTCTTCAATTGAATATATATCATGATGTGGAGGGGGAGAAATTAAGGTAACTCCTGGTTGAGAATGTCTTAATCTTGCTACGTAATCATTAACTTTATGTCCGGGGAGTTGCCCTCCTTCTCCTGGTTTTGCTCCTTGAGCTATTTTTATTTCTATTTCTTCAGCCGAAGCTAAATAAGTAGGAGTTACACCAAATCTACCAGAAGCAACTTGTTTAATAGCAGAATTTTTAATAGTCCAATATCTTTTAGGATCTTCTCCTCCCTCTCCTGAATTACTTCTCATACCTAATCTATTAGCAGCTTCAGCTAAAGTTTCATGAGCTTCGGGAGAAAGGGCTCCTAAGGACATAGCGCTTATCACGAATCTTTTTAAAATATTTTCAATAGGTTCAACCTCTTCTATTGGTAAAGGTTTTTCTGCTTTTTTATAAGTTAAAAGATCTCTTATGAATACAGGACGGGTATTATTTGCAATTTTGGAAAATTCTTTATAATCTTCATATTTTTTTGTTTTTAAAAATTTATGTAATGCCTTTATTAAATAAGGGGACCAAGCATGCCATTCTCCTCCCTTTTTAAATCGCATCTCTCCCCCAATAGGGATTTCGGGTTTTTCATGTTCAAAAGCCCATTTATGTCTTTTTCTTACACTTTCTTCAATTTCTTGAATTCCATCAGCTTCTAAAGTTACTGGAGTATCAGGAAAATACTTCTCAACAAAGTCTTTATTTAGACAAACTGTTTCAAAAATTTTCCCTCCGTGATAAGAATTTAAAGTTGAAATACCCATTTTGGAGAGAATTTTTAAAATCCCAGCTTCTAAAGCTTTTTTATAATTTAAGATAGCTGTCTCAACTTCATTTTTGATTTCTCCTTTTTCACAAAGCTCACGAATAATTTCATAAGCTAAATAAGGATACACAGCACAAGCTCCATAACCTATAAGACAACAAATTTGATGAGTGTCTCTTGCTTCTCCTGTTTCAATTATTATGGAGACTTTTGTAACCAAATTTTTTTTCCACAAATAATGAAAAATTCCTGAAACAGCAAGCAAGCTCGGGACAGCTATTTTATCAGAAGAAATGTCTTTGTCCGAAAGTACAAGTATTTCGGTACCTTCTTTTACTAATTTTTCAGCTTCTTTAAAAAGTTCCTCTAATCCCTCCTCTAAAGTTTTATCCTTAGAAAAAAGAATAGGAAGTTTATTAACTTTAAATTGTTTTTGTTCTAATATAGCTAAAAATTCTGAAGGAAGCAAAATTGGACTATCTATTTGGAGTTTTTTAGCATGAAAAGCGGTTTCCTTTAAAAAATTACCTTTACGACCTAATGCCATATATAAAGACATTATCTTTTTTTCTCTAATGGGATCTATAGGAGGATTGGTAACCTGAGCAAATTTTTGTCTAAAATATTTAAAGAGTAAAACTGGGTTTTCAGAAAGAGGAGGAATAGGTGTGTCGTTACCTGCAGAGAAGGTAAGTTCACTTCCATTTTCAGCCATGTATTTAATAACTTCATTTATATCTTCTTTAGTATAACCAAAAGCTACAAGCTTTTCCAAAAATTTGTTCTCTTTTTTAGTAAAGAAAATTTTATTTTTAGGAACAAGTTTAGAAAGTCTTACAAGGTTTTTTTCAATCCAATCTCTATAAGGTTTAGAAGAAGCAAGTTCTTCCAAAATTTCTTCAGTCTTTTTAATAATTCCTTTTTTTAAATCTACTAAAATACTATCTCCAGGACCTAACCTACCCTTTTCTTTAATCTTTTTATTTTCCAAATCAATCATTCCCACTTCGGAACCTAATATTACAACTCCATCTTCAGTTATAATGTATCTACAAGGACGTAATCCATTTCTATCCAAGTGTGCTCCAATAGTTTCTCCATCAGTAAAAGCTATTGCTGCAGGTCCATCCCAAGGTTGCATCATAAAAGATTGGAATTCAAAAAATAAACGGACCTTTTCTGAAATATCAGGAACGTTTTCCCAAGCAGGAGGAATTAACATATTTATAGCATGGATAGGAGAATATCCAGCTAAACAAAGCAATTCAAAAACTCTGTCTAAGGATGCAGAATCGCTTTCTTCAAGAGATACAAGAGGATCTATTAATTTTATATTTTCTCCAAAAAATTCATGCTCCAATTCATTTTGTAAAGCTAAAATCCAATTTCTATTTCCTTGCAAAGTATTTATTTCTCCATTATGAGCTAAATATCTCAAAGGTTGAGCAAGTTTCCAATTAGGTAAAGTATTTGTAGAATAGCGCTGATGAAATAGGCATAAACTGGATTCTATAGATTCATCTTTAAGTTCAGGATAAAATTTGTCCAATTGAGGGGCTACAAACATTCCTTTGTATACTAATGTTTTAGAAGAAAGAGAAGCTATATATACGTCATCCATTAACTCTGGATCTTTTTCAATTTTTCTTCTTAAAATATAAAGTTCTATTTCAATTTTATTTTTTTCAAGTTTTTCGACATCAAGTAATAAATGATAAATTTTAGGCATAGTTTTTAAAGCTGCTTCACCTACTGCTGAGGTATCAACTGGAACTTCTCTCCAAGCAATAAACTTGATAGGTGTATTCTCAATATACTTTTCAATTTTTCTTTTTAAATCTTCCTTATATAGAAAAACTACACCTACAGCTAAATTATTTATATGAGAAATTTGAAGTTTATTTTTTTCTAAATATTTTGAAAAAAATCTACGTGGAATTTTTATAAGAATTCCTGCTCCGTCACCTGTTTTCCCATCTCCCCCGATAGCCCCACGATGTGTCAAATTTTTAACTGCTTCTAATCCCCATTTTACAATTTGATGACTTTCCCTATTTTTAATATCACATACAAAACCTACTCCACAGGAAGAATGGTCTAAAATTTTCACCTTATATCATCCTCCAATAACCTTTATTAGAAAAATATTGAAATTATAAAATTAAATTTTAAGAAAACAATATTCCTCATAAATTTAAATTTTGGGAAATGATGGCAAATTACGCTTGTGTTTGCTTCTTTTTATTAGGTTTTCTACATATATAATTCTTTCTAAGGGGATATTTAAATCCTTAGCTATATCCTTCTTTTTCATTTTTAAATCTATTAATCTATAAAGAATTTTATCAAGAAGATCATATTCTATTCCCAATTCATCTTCATCTGTTTGTCCTTCCCATAAACCTGCGGTAGGTTTTTTTGAAATAATTTTTTCGGAAACTCCCAATATTTTAGCTATCTCTTTTACTTCAGTTTTATATAAATCCAAAAGGGGAGCTATATCACTTGCTCCATCACCCCATTTAGTAAAATATCCTACTAAAAATTCAGTTTTATTTGAGGTACCTAAAACTAAATATTTTTTTGCATTAGCAATTCCATAAAGAATAACCATTCTACTCCTTACCATTAGATTACCCTTAGTTATTTTATCTATTTCAAATCCTAAAGCTTCTTCAAATTTATTAACTATCTCTTTTATACTTATTATTTTATAATCAATGTCTAAATTTTTACATACAAAAATTGCATCTTCAAATTCTTGATTTTGATAATAAGGCATTATTACTCCTAAAACTTTTTCTTTGCCTAAGGATTTAACAGCAAGATAAGAAGCTGTTGCACTATCAATTCCACCACTTACCCCTAACACAACGCCTTTAGCTTTACTTTCTTTTACTTTTTTTCTTATAAAATTAACAATTTTTTCAATTACAAAATAATAATCAAGATTCCGCATAAATATTTTCCCCAAAATATCTGGCTTCTCAAAATCTTATTACAAAATTTATACCTGTCAAATTAATATTCCGATTTTTTTTCT
The window above is part of the Thermodesulfobacterium geofontis OPF15 genome. Proteins encoded here:
- a CDS encoding 4Fe-4S cluster-binding domain-containing protein: MKINFEQEKIFEEPIIFHLVVTAKCQGKCKGCINTFYVAFYGGEPLLELDKILKVKKILDSYYNFKYIIYTNGLLLRNFIKFKEEVLDFKFIIVSIDGKEKQHNMVRPKIDYKKNLS
- the tsaA gene encoding tRNA (N6-threonylcarbamoyladenosine(37)-N6)-methyltransferase TrmO, translating into MKKEEYIFKPIGYVKTSATSIPRHWSCSDVEGEIILDPEYKEGLKDIKPGDKIVVLFCFHKSPSFTKDKLIQKPPHKDKPTGVFNTCSPIRPNPIGLSVLEVLDIKDNIIKVKRIDMFDGTPVFDIKPYKAYSEIVEREEN
- a CDS encoding TrpB-like pyridoxal phosphate-dependent enzyme, which translates into the protein MEEKKILLSERELPTEWYNVLPDLPEQLPPPINPATGEPIKPEDLLPVFPISLIKQEISQNRWIPIPDEVLEVYKLWRPTPLVRAYELEKYLNTPARIYYKNESVSPTGSHKPNTAVAQAYFNKIEGVKRLTTETGAGQWGSALAFACNIFGLKCRVYMVKVSYYQKPFRKSLMHIWGAEVFPSPTNLTNAGRKILAEDPDSPGSLGIAISEAIEDAVTNEDTKYSLGSVLNHVLLHQTIIGLETKKQLELINEKPDILIGCVGGGSNFGGFILPFVPEKLKGKSEVKFLAVEPTACPTLTKGLYLYDFGDTVGLTPLLKMYTLGHNFVPPKIHAGGLRYHGDAPILCYLVYKNLVEAVAYTQKAVFEAAIIFAKTEGILPAPETAHAIKAVIDEAIKCKETKEEKCIVFNFSGHGYFDINAYDQYLESKLEDVDYADEMIKKTLEEIKKLPGNV
- a CDS encoding NAD+ synthase is translated as MRNLDYYFVIEKIVNFIRKKVKESKAKGVVLGVSGGIDSATASYLAVKSLGKEKVLGVIMPYYQNQEFEDAIFVCKNLDIDYKIISIKEIVNKFEEALGFEIDKITKGNLMVRSRMVILYGIANAKKYLVLGTSNKTEFLVGYFTKWGDGASDIAPLLDLYKTEVKEIAKILGVSEKIISKKPTAGLWEGQTDEDELGIEYDLLDKILYRLIDLKMKKKDIAKDLNIPLERIIYVENLIKRSKHKRNLPSFPKI
- a CDS encoding DUF169 domain-containing protein — protein: MRGKKIKKEENGTRKINPHQLSALIVLANYGRESFNNVIIPWAAGCQTIGICAYKECYSKPQKAVVGLTDLSARKNVRKQLGDNIFTFAIPFEMFLEMEENIESSFLYRNVWKYLSKFL
- a CDS encoding ZIP family metal transporter, which gives rise to MPEEFLRFLINWFLIISNNNLIIIMLIAGLFLTLMTSLGALIAIFSKKIPSWGINLNLSFAAGIMLTASFTSLILPSIKITNSFFPTAIGMFLGIMLILIIDRLIPHEHLIKGYEGPQELKDKFKLAWLLIFAMIVHNLPEGLAVGTSLAFDTKDGLITTIAIGIQDAPEGAVVALPLASLQQKRFMPIFLGILSGVAEFITVIIGALFFKEFFFLLPYGLSLAGGAMLYVTIKELIPEIYKGEDNELLITAGFFLGFYIMLYLDSI
- the gltB gene encoding glutamate synthase large subunit, producing MKILDHSSCGVGFVCDIKNRESHQIVKWGLEAVKNLTHRGAIGGDGKTGDGAGILIKIPRRFFSKYLEKNKLQISHINNLAVGVVFLYKEDLKRKIEKYIENTPIKFIAWREVPVDTSAVGEAALKTMPKIYHLLLDVEKLEKNKIEIELYILRRKIEKDPELMDDVYIASLSSKTLVYKGMFVAPQLDKFYPELKDESIESSLCLFHQRYSTNTLPNWKLAQPLRYLAHNGEINTLQGNRNWILALQNELEHEFFGENIKLIDPLVSLEESDSASLDRVFELLCLAGYSPIHAINMLIPPAWENVPDISEKVRLFFEFQSFMMQPWDGPAAIAFTDGETIGAHLDRNGLRPCRYIITEDGVVILGSEVGMIDLENKKIKEKGRLGPGDSILVDLKKGIIKKTEEILEELASSKPYRDWIEKNLVRLSKLVPKNKIFFTKKENKFLEKLVAFGYTKEDINEVIKYMAENGSELTFSAGNDTPIPPLSENPVLLFKYFRQKFAQVTNPPIDPIREKKIMSLYMALGRKGNFLKETAFHAKKLQIDSPILLPSEFLAILEQKQFKVNKLPILFSKDKTLEEGLEELFKEAEKLVKEGTEILVLSDKDISSDKIAVPSLLAVSGIFHYLWKKNLVTKVSIIIETGEARDTHQICCLIGYGACAVYPYLAYEIIRELCEKGEIKNEVETAILNYKKALEAGILKILSKMGISTLNSYHGGKIFETVCLNKDFVEKYFPDTPVTLEADGIQEIEESVRKRHKWAFEHEKPEIPIGGEMRFKKGGEWHAWSPYLIKALHKFLKTKKYEDYKEFSKIANNTRPVFIRDLLTYKKAEKPLPIEEVEPIENILKRFVISAMSLGALSPEAHETLAEAANRLGMRSNSGEGGEDPKRYWTIKNSAIKQVASGRFGVTPTYLASAEEIEIKIAQGAKPGEGGQLPGHKVNDYVARLRHSQPGVTLISPPPHHDIYSIEDLAQLINDLKEANPKAKVCVKLVAETGVGTIAAGVAKGYADLVQISGGEGGTGASPYSSIKYAGNYWEIGLAETQKILMENDLRDKVIIKTDGAIRTGKDIVIAALFGAEEFGFGTAAMVALGCIMCRSCHTNKCPTGIATQDSEHRKKFKGKVEEVMAYFRAVAQEVREILSEIGVKSLDEIIGRRDLLEIKTFEEYPGSKRIKLKKFLIDDYPKDKPLRCLVKRNDNPRRSELAKKLEEEIVPYIEREEKVFKEYPIRNVDRSIPTRLNYYIAVKYKDKGLPEDTINLTFFGTAGQSFGAFNHRGLTLTLIGEANDYVGKGMYGGKIIIKPVGIEDSQNHVIMGNTCLYGATGGELYAAGKAGERFAIRNSGAIAVIEGAGLHCCEYMTGGIVVVLGNVGFNFGAGMTGGYAYVLNLDGKLENRLNYSYVTLRELLIEAEVKELKELITRHYNYTQSLWAKHILDNFDIYLNKFFKIIPLEQYHKHVLEIKEAGGEG
- a CDS encoding sigma-54-dependent transcriptional regulator, with amino-acid sequence MEQQFKILVVDDEKLTLKNLKYILTKEGYEVKAVDNGMSALNLLKNEEFDLVITDLKMDMVSGLDILEKCKEWYPDTEVIMITAYGSIDSAIQAMKLGAYHYITKPFRLDELKILVKEALEKVRIKKENKRLKEEFERLKGTVVHIITQNPEMKKILELAEKVAPTDCPVLILGETGTGKELLARYIHQHSRRKDKVFLAINCGAFTEELLANELFGHEKGAYTGAVSTKKGLLEVASGGTLFLDEITEMSPTMQVKFLRVLQEKEFIRLGGTEPIKVDVRIIAATNRDIKKEIEKGRFREDLYYRLNVISFNLPPLCQRKEDIPLLCYYFLNKYAKEMNKEVKEISEEAMELLLSYDYPGNVRELENIIARAVALTNSSKIELSHLPEDLKKFKIFTFRKKNFPLPTLEEQEKEYIKMVLKEVGGNKTLAAQILGIDRATLWRKLKKYSLENE
- a CDS encoding ketopantoate reductase family protein, yielding MKVLIFGLGALGTVFAVALKSAGHQVNAFVKEKHLSLLKGKTLKMTGLFGNKKAEIDGKIMYYDLKNRKSMEIDALNGAIVNWKKTFSTIT